In the genome of Massilibacillus massiliensis, one region contains:
- a CDS encoding Vat family streptogramin A O-acetyltransferase yields MIFGPNPDAIYPNEQIKSICYIKNVITRPNILVGSYTYYDDENGAENFEKHVTHHYEFLQDRLIIGKFCAIAKGIEFVMNGANHRMCSVTTYPFNIMGNGWEKATPSLSDLPFKGDTIVGNDVWIGQNVTIMPGVHIGDGSIIAANSVVAKDIPAFHIAGGNPCKVIKKRFDDDLIVHLLNIKWWDWPPEKIFQNLEALCSGDLSLIKNIT; encoded by the coding sequence ATGATATTCGGACCAAATCCTGATGCGATCTACCCCAATGAGCAAATAAAAAGCATTTGTTATATTAAAAATGTAATTACCCGCCCTAACATTCTCGTTGGATCCTATACCTATTATGATGATGAGAATGGTGCTGAAAATTTTGAAAAACATGTCACACATCACTATGAATTTTTGCAGGATCGACTAATTATAGGAAAGTTCTGTGCTATTGCCAAAGGGATTGAATTTGTAATGAATGGTGCAAACCATAGAATGTGCAGTGTTACAACATATCCATTCAATATCATGGGAAATGGTTGGGAGAAAGCCACACCATCATTATCTGACTTGCCTTTTAAAGGCGATACGATAGTCGGAAATGATGTGTGGATTGGACAAAATGTCACCATTATGCCAGGCGTACACATCGGCGATGGCTCTATAATTGCTGCAAATTCTGTGGTAGCCAAAGATATACCTGCATTTCATATTGCCGGAGGAAACCCTTGTAAAGTTATAAAAAAAAGATTTGATGATGACCTTATCGTACATCTATTAAATATAAAATGGTGGGACTGGCCTCCAGAAAAAATTTTTCAAAACCTTGAAGCTCTTTGTAGTGGAGACTTAAGCCTTATTAAAAATATTACGTAA
- the ppnP gene encoding pyrimidine/purine nucleoside phosphorylase, with the protein MDKMKNVTIVKKANVYFDGKVTSRTVYFEDGTRKTLGIILPGEYEFGTADKEQMEVLAGKINVLFPDSETWTSFEAGQSFEIPANCKFKMAVDEVADYCCSYIKE; encoded by the coding sequence ATGGATAAAATGAAAAATGTAACGATTGTGAAGAAGGCCAATGTATATTTCGATGGGAAAGTGACAAGCCGTACTGTTTATTTTGAAGATGGCACAAGAAAAACACTGGGGATTATTTTACCTGGAGAATACGAATTTGGCACAGCGGACAAAGAACAGATGGAAGTGTTAGCAGGTAAGATCAATGTATTATTTCCTGACAGCGAAACATGGACATCCTTTGAAGCTGGACAAAGCTTTGAGATTCCTGCAAATTGTAAATTCAAAATGGCGGTTGATGAAGTCGCGGACTATTGTTGCTCTTATATAAAAGAATGA
- a CDS encoding DUF6508 domain-containing protein — MRKFDILTKYISLIQADHIGEWVVDKENDGTVDHPIQMPFVGYSEMVHNFINDVHIFEENNKDMNLTHYKDILKDNGLEWGVESMENTDVSKLNEQCVLALIMGAVRAERFCDGALLSFFKSGCILKWLERLNGSKI, encoded by the coding sequence ATGCGTAAATTTGATATTTTGACAAAATATATATCGTTAATCCAAGCAGATCACATTGGCGAATGGGTTGTTGATAAAGAAAACGATGGCACAGTGGATCATCCTATACAGATGCCTTTTGTGGGATATTCCGAAATGGTACATAACTTCATCAATGACGTTCATATCTTTGAAGAAAACAATAAAGATATGAATCTTACCCATTACAAAGATATTCTCAAAGATAACGGCCTTGAATGGGGTGTGGAATCTATGGAGAATACGGACGTTTCAAAATTAAATGAACAATGTGTACTTGCACTTATTATGGGGGCTGTTAGGGCCGAGCGCTTTTGCGATGGCGCGTTGTTAAGTTTCTTTAAGAGTGGTTGTATATTGAAATGGCTTGAAAGATTAAACGGTAGTAAAATTTAA
- a CDS encoding RidA family protein: MATIKTYNHNLWDHGISQAYSVNGTIYISGQFSHDSEGTFIGEGDIEAQTRQTLENLDHVLAEFGVTRSNLANVKIYLADAGAHSDSVIRLFKEYLGKHRPAGTLVGVSYFAFPAQLIEISAVAYID, encoded by the coding sequence ATGGCTACTATTAAAACTTATAATCATAATCTTTGGGATCATGGTATTTCCCAAGCCTACAGCGTGAATGGCACGATTTATATTTCTGGACAATTTTCCCACGATTCAGAGGGCACATTTATTGGCGAAGGGGACATTGAAGCGCAAACTCGCCAAACACTTGAAAATCTTGACCATGTATTAGCGGAGTTTGGTGTCACGAGATCCAACCTCGCTAATGTAAAAATTTATCTGGCAGATGCTGGGGCGCATTCGGATTCTGTTATTAGACTGTTCAAGGAATACTTAGGAAAGCACCGTCCAGCAGGTACTCTTGTAGGTGTGTCGTATTTTGCTTTTCCGGCACAATTAATTGAAATAAGTGCTGTCGCATATATAGACTAA
- a CDS encoding winged helix-turn-helix transcriptional regulator, whose product MGMAAYKGQVKNIQDTPFGYTLSLIGGKWKMVIIYLLAENQPVRFNELKRQIGSITFKILSSQLKELESDGLVERKEYPQIPPKVEYRLTAKAETLLPVLEGLCEWGAKNQNK is encoded by the coding sequence ATGGGAATGGCTGCATATAAGGGCCAAGTAAAAAATATTCAAGATACACCTTTTGGATACACTTTGTCATTGATTGGTGGCAAATGGAAAATGGTTATCATCTACCTTTTGGCAGAAAACCAGCCCGTCCGCTTTAATGAACTAAAAAGACAAATCGGCTCGATTACCTTTAAGATATTGAGTTCACAATTGAAAGAGCTAGAATCAGATGGTTTGGTAGAACGAAAAGAGTATCCTCAGATTCCGCCCAAAGTTGAGTACCGTTTGACAGCCAAAGCAGAAACACTCTTGCCTGTTTTGGAAGGATTATGCGAATGGGGAGCGAAGAACCAAAATAAATAA
- a CDS encoding 5-methyltetrahydropteroyltriglutamate--homocysteine S-methyltransferase produces the protein MSHNFVNTDKINEAPFRYDVVGSFLRPQGLKEAREKFLKGEVTEAELIKVEDEQIKKLVEKQKEVGLKAVTDGEFRRRYWHLDFLASLEGVEEIKADHWSVDFKGHQPKAATLKIVDKIDFTTHPFIEHFKFLKEIAGEHVAKMTIPSPSMLHLIACVRAEQYTPIKRYENNDALYFDIAAAYQKIIQAFYDAGCRYLQLDDTSWGEFCDMEKRSAYAEKGIDLDGIAEKYVDMINLAVQKKPADMTITMHVCRGNFRSTWFSSGGYKTVAEPLFSKCNVDGFFLEYDTDRAGDFTPLKAVSKGKKVVLGLVSSKTGEIENKEQIIARIHEASAYIPLESLCLSPQCGFASTEEGNILTEEQQWGKIAFIKEVAEQIWG, from the coding sequence ATGAGTCATAATTTTGTAAATACAGATAAAATAAATGAAGCGCCTTTTCGTTATGATGTTGTTGGAAGTTTTTTGCGTCCGCAAGGTCTTAAAGAAGCAAGAGAAAAGTTTTTAAAAGGGGAAGTTACAGAAGCTGAGCTTATAAAAGTGGAAGATGAGCAGATAAAAAAGCTGGTTGAAAAACAAAAAGAGGTCGGATTAAAAGCCGTTACAGACGGAGAATTTCGTCGCAGATATTGGCATCTTGATTTTTTAGCTAGTTTAGAAGGTGTAGAAGAAATCAAAGCCGATCATTGGTCCGTGGATTTTAAAGGCCATCAGCCTAAGGCCGCAACCTTAAAGATCGTGGATAAGATAGATTTTACGACGCATCCTTTTATTGAACACTTTAAGTTTTTAAAGGAGATTGCTGGGGAGCATGTAGCCAAGATGACAATTCCATCGCCATCTATGCTGCATTTGATTGCTTGCGTTAGGGCGGAACAATATACACCAATTAAGCGTTATGAGAATAATGATGCGCTGTATTTTGATATTGCAGCAGCGTATCAAAAGATCATTCAAGCTTTTTATGATGCAGGGTGCCGTTATCTGCAGTTAGATGATACCTCGTGGGGAGAATTCTGCGATATGGAAAAAAGATCGGCATATGCTGAAAAAGGTATTGATTTAGATGGGATTGCAGAGAAATATGTAGACATGATCAATCTAGCAGTACAGAAAAAACCAGCGGATATGACGATAACGATGCATGTTTGCCGTGGAAATTTCCGTTCTACCTGGTTTTCTTCAGGTGGATATAAAACAGTAGCGGAGCCATTATTCAGTAAATGCAATGTTGATGGTTTCTTCTTGGAATATGATACGGATCGTGCCGGTGATTTTACTCCGCTAAAAGCCGTTTCTAAGGGGAAAAAGGTGGTTCTTGGCTTGGTTTCTTCCAAAACAGGCGAAATTGAAAATAAGGAACAAATTATCGCTCGAATTCATGAAGCATCAGCGTATATTCCGTTGGAGTCCTTATGCTTAAGCCCTCAGTGCGGCTTTGCCTCTACTGAAGAAGGCAATATTCTGACTGAAGAGCAGCAATGGGGAAAAATTGCTTTTATTAAAGAAGTTGCGGAACAAATATGGGGATAG
- a CDS encoding SWIM zinc finger family protein has product MNLDNFEYYIDAKIITRGSDYFENHCVNTIKETKKNLYEMEVEGTELYFVEVELDDEKNIISTQCDCPYDMGAYCKYQVAAFFALREMKTMDDHKQTDVLKTTRNSEVEDKASGSAKKKNHGIEHILFRRTKEELIAFLLDAAGENMEIKQRIEWELDTTNDDDEIKKSLELIRTFIDKYADWDGFISYRDTYEAIQGADMVLKKAQTAVQQKKFLHALDLNLCVVHELMDQLDYCDDSDGIVGTTIMESLTLIKEMVDEENFSPDIKEKFFEKILHEAANKRYDGWDDWRFELLETCSALANSSSLQNKLEACLQSMLNDVKGDSWSTKYFYEKIFQIRYNLILQNEGEKQALNFVEQNLHFASFRKMAIERTMQKKNYDKVIKLALDGEELDKGLSGLVNDWRKYRYTAYKRSGKMDEQRALAIGFILDGNFEYYRDLKKTYNSQEWVDIYPKLITKMEEQKKTHSTVYTQILIVEGEKNKLLVYVQKNPSVVERYYKYLLPEFKKEVCSIFLIYIEQMAARARNRRDYQGVCSIIQNLKKAGGKEETSKIKQMLRLKYANRPAFKDELTNV; this is encoded by the coding sequence ATGAATCTTGACAATTTTGAATACTATATCGACGCTAAAATCATTACAAGAGGATCGGATTATTTTGAAAATCACTGCGTCAATACAATCAAAGAAACAAAGAAAAATCTTTATGAAATGGAAGTGGAAGGCACAGAGCTTTACTTCGTTGAGGTTGAACTTGATGACGAAAAAAATATCATCAGTACCCAATGCGATTGTCCTTATGACATGGGAGCGTATTGCAAGTATCAGGTCGCAGCATTTTTTGCATTAAGGGAAATGAAAACAATGGATGATCATAAACAAACCGATGTTTTAAAAACTACGCGTAATTCGGAAGTGGAAGACAAAGCTTCTGGTTCCGCCAAAAAGAAAAATCATGGGATTGAACATATTCTTTTCAGAAGAACCAAGGAAGAATTGATTGCATTTTTACTAGATGCGGCAGGCGAAAACATGGAGATAAAACAACGGATTGAATGGGAACTTGATACTACAAATGATGATGATGAAATCAAAAAATCACTTGAATTGATTCGTACTTTTATCGATAAGTACGCTGACTGGGATGGTTTCATTTCTTATAGGGATACGTATGAAGCCATACAAGGTGCCGATATGGTACTAAAGAAGGCGCAAACTGCTGTCCAACAAAAGAAATTCCTGCATGCTTTAGATCTTAACTTATGTGTAGTTCATGAACTGATGGATCAGTTGGACTATTGTGATGATTCTGATGGCATTGTAGGGACGACAATTATGGAAAGTCTTACGCTTATAAAAGAAATGGTTGATGAGGAAAATTTCAGCCCGGACATAAAAGAAAAATTTTTTGAAAAAATTTTGCATGAAGCAGCCAATAAACGATATGATGGTTGGGATGATTGGAGATTTGAATTATTAGAAACTTGCTCGGCACTGGCGAATAGTTCTTCTTTACAAAATAAATTGGAAGCTTGCCTGCAATCAATGCTGAACGATGTAAAAGGTGATTCCTGGAGCACCAAATATTTTTATGAGAAAATATTTCAAATTAGATATAATCTGATATTACAGAATGAAGGAGAGAAACAGGCACTCAATTTCGTGGAACAAAACCTTCATTTTGCCAGCTTTAGAAAAATGGCTATAGAACGAACCATGCAGAAAAAGAATTATGATAAGGTAATCAAACTTGCCCTTGACGGAGAAGAATTGGACAAGGGATTATCGGGACTTGTGAATGATTGGAGAAAATATCGATACACAGCCTATAAACGCTCGGGAAAAATGGATGAACAACGTGCTTTGGCAATAGGTTTTATTTTAGATGGTAATTTTGAATATTACAGAGACTTGAAAAAAACTTACAATAGTCAAGAATGGGTCGATATATATCCTAAACTAATCACCAAAATGGAAGAACAAAAGAAAACCCATAGCACCGTCTATACTCAAATCCTCATTGTAGAAGGTGAAAAGAACAAACTACTTGTGTATGTTCAAAAAAATCCTTCAGTTGTCGAACGGTATTATAAATATCTTCTGCCTGAATTTAAAAAGGAAGTCTGTTCCATATTTTTGATCTATATTGAACAAATGGCTGCCAGAGCGCGCAATAGAAGGGATTATCAAGGCGTATGTAGCATTATACAAAATCTCAAAAAAGCAGGTGGAAAAGAAGAAACGTCGAAAATCAAACAGATGCTTCGTTTAAAATATGCAAATAGACCTGCATTTAAGGATGAGTTGACAAACGTATAA